In one Nocardioides luteus genomic region, the following are encoded:
- a CDS encoding NADAR family protein, with product METEQALRARSVEELVAAYEAGERPRYVHFWGHTPKGPGVGMHVLSQWWPKVFADADGRSFASAEHYMMWRKAVLFGDDRTAARILDAASPGAAKALGREVSGFEDEVWLEHRWRIVVEGSTLKFGSDPALRDYLLATRGRVLVEASPRDRIWGIGLGKSSPYAEEPARWNGLNLLGFALMEARNRL from the coding sequence GTGGAGACCGAACAGGCGCTGCGAGCGCGAAGTGTAGAAGAGCTCGTGGCTGCGTACGAGGCCGGCGAGCGTCCCCGATACGTCCACTTCTGGGGCCACACGCCAAAGGGGCCTGGTGTGGGCATGCACGTCTTAAGTCAGTGGTGGCCGAAAGTCTTCGCAGACGCTGATGGGCGGAGCTTTGCAAGCGCTGAGCATTACATGATGTGGCGCAAGGCCGTCCTCTTCGGTGATGACCGCACCGCTGCAAGGATCCTCGACGCTGCCAGCCCTGGGGCAGCGAAGGCACTCGGGCGCGAGGTCTCAGGCTTCGAGGATGAGGTGTGGCTCGAGCACCGCTGGCGGATCGTGGTCGAGGGGTCGACGCTCAAGTTCGGTAGCGACCCGGCGCTGCGCGACTACCTTCTTGCAACTCGCGGCCGGGTGCTGGTCGAGGCGTCTCCGCGCGACCGGATCTGGGGTATCGGCCTGGGAAAGAGCTCCCCGTACGCCGAGGAGCCAGCACGCTGGAACGGTCTGAACCTGCTCGGGTTTGCCTTGATGGAGGCCAGGAACCGGTTGTGA
- a CDS encoding TetR-like C-terminal domain-containing protein: MGRPGLNRTAVIAAAADLADELGFDAVTISVLARHLGVRSPTLYSHITGATDLRTAVTAYVLDELADATSAAMSAGESRDLLVAYANAIRDFARRSPGRYDATTRQRIPPAPGSSSAPPSVDDAIAAGRRNADLALAVVRSFGVAEADETYAVRLMSSLIHGYITLELAGTFAHSQPPSETTWPDVLDDLDRTLTRIATGRRQ, encoded by the coding sequence ATGGGACGTCCAGGGCTGAACCGGACCGCGGTGATCGCGGCCGCCGCCGACCTGGCCGACGAGCTCGGCTTCGACGCCGTCACCATCTCGGTCCTCGCGCGCCACCTCGGCGTCAGGTCGCCGACTCTCTACTCCCACATCACCGGAGCCACCGACCTCCGCACCGCCGTCACCGCGTACGTCCTCGACGAGCTCGCCGACGCCACCAGCGCTGCCATGTCTGCGGGGGAGTCCCGCGACCTCCTCGTCGCCTACGCCAACGCCATCCGCGACTTCGCCCGCCGCTCACCCGGCCGCTACGACGCCACCACCCGTCAACGCATCCCACCCGCCCCGGGCTCGAGTTCCGCTCCGCCCTCGGTGGACGACGCGATCGCCGCCGGCCGCCGCAACGCGGATCTCGCCCTCGCCGTCGTCCGCAGCTTCGGAGTGGCCGAGGCCGACGAGACGTACGCCGTCCGTCTGATGTCCAGCCTCATCCACGGCTACATCACCCTCGAGCTAGCTGGCACCTTCGCCCACAGCCAGCCGCCGAGCGAGACCACCTGGCCCGACGTCCTCGACGACCTCGACCGCACCCTCACGCGGATAGCGACGGGGCGGCGTCAGTGA
- a CDS encoding phytoene desaturase family protein, with the protein MSEASYDAVVVGSGPNGLVAANLLADKGWSVLVLEAQPTTGGAVRSSEDVHPGFIHDTFSAFYPLAAASPTIRGLGLDEYGLRWRHAPAVLGHPMQDGSWALLHRDRHVTAELLDAQHAGDGDAWLELCGLWDHIGEPLVHALLTPFPPLRPGAHLLNALRRAGGLAAVRTLLTPAGDLARTHFGGEAARLLLAGNAGHADIPLDALGSGTMGLLLAMLGQTVGFPVPEGGAGMLAAALERRFREQGGDVRCGAEVIRLGVEDGRVTDVRTRDGDRIKVDRAVIAAVAAPHLYGRLLDPTDVPRRVAAGMENFQLDPGTVKVDWALRKPIPWLAEPAYAPGTFHVADSVEQMTESLSQVSAGVIPDAPFLLAGQMTTTDPSRSPAGTESVWAYTHVPQTVLRDAGPDGLRGRWDEEERERFADRMQARIERLAPGFGSAVAARRVLGPHEFEALDANLIGGAIGGGTSQLHQQLVFRPVPGTGRAETGITGLFLGSASAHPGGGVHGAAGSNAARAALLHDRLRWRGRRQARSTTTR; encoded by the coding sequence ATGAGTGAGGCCTCCTACGACGCGGTCGTCGTCGGTTCCGGGCCCAACGGCCTGGTCGCGGCCAACCTGCTCGCCGACAAGGGCTGGTCGGTGCTGGTGCTCGAGGCCCAACCCACCACAGGTGGAGCGGTCCGCAGCTCCGAGGACGTCCACCCCGGCTTCATCCACGACACCTTCAGCGCGTTCTATCCGCTCGCGGCCGCCTCGCCCACCATCCGTGGCCTCGGCCTGGACGAGTACGGGCTGCGGTGGAGGCATGCTCCCGCGGTCCTGGGCCATCCCATGCAGGACGGCAGCTGGGCGCTGCTGCACCGCGACCGACACGTCACCGCAGAGCTGCTCGATGCCCAGCACGCCGGCGACGGCGACGCGTGGTTGGAGCTGTGCGGTCTCTGGGACCACATCGGTGAACCCCTCGTCCATGCCCTGCTGACCCCGTTCCCGCCGCTGCGGCCGGGGGCCCACCTGCTCAACGCCCTACGTCGGGCAGGAGGCCTGGCGGCGGTGCGTACCCTGCTCACGCCGGCCGGAGACCTCGCACGCACCCACTTCGGGGGCGAAGCTGCGCGTCTGCTCCTGGCCGGCAACGCCGGACATGCCGACATCCCGTTGGACGCGCTGGGCTCCGGCACGATGGGACTTCTGCTCGCCATGCTGGGCCAGACCGTCGGCTTCCCCGTGCCGGAGGGCGGTGCCGGCATGCTCGCCGCAGCGCTGGAGCGCCGATTCCGTGAGCAGGGTGGCGACGTCCGCTGCGGTGCCGAGGTCATCCGCCTCGGCGTCGAGGACGGTCGCGTCACCGACGTACGCACCCGTGACGGCGACCGGATCAAGGTCGACCGGGCCGTGATCGCCGCCGTCGCGGCACCCCATCTGTACGGCCGGCTCCTCGATCCCACCGACGTGCCGCGACGTGTCGCGGCCGGCATGGAGAACTTCCAGCTGGACCCGGGCACGGTCAAGGTCGACTGGGCCCTGCGCAAGCCCATCCCCTGGCTCGCCGAACCCGCGTACGCGCCCGGCACCTTCCACGTCGCCGACTCGGTCGAGCAGATGACCGAGTCGTTGTCTCAGGTCTCCGCCGGCGTGATCCCCGATGCTCCGTTCCTCCTGGCAGGTCAGATGACCACCACCGACCCGAGCCGCTCGCCGGCCGGGACGGAGTCGGTGTGGGCCTACACGCACGTGCCGCAGACGGTGCTGCGCGACGCGGGGCCCGACGGGCTGCGCGGGCGATGGGACGAGGAGGAGCGCGAACGTTTCGCCGACCGCATGCAGGCGCGCATCGAGCGCCTGGCGCCCGGCTTCGGCAGCGCCGTCGCCGCACGACGGGTGCTCGGGCCCCATGAGTTCGAAGCTCTCGACGCCAACCTCATCGGCGGCGCGATCGGAGGCGGCACCTCCCAGCTCCACCAACAGCTGGTCTTCCGACCGGTGCCGGGCACGGGGCGGGCGGAGACCGGCATCACCGGACTGTTCCTCGGGTCCGCCTCCGCCCACCCCGGCGGCGGCGTGCACGGGGCCGCCGGCAGCAACGCCGCTCGCGCCGCCCTCCTGCACGATCGCCTTCGGTGGCGTGGTCGTCGTCAGGCACGGTCGACAACGACCCGGTGA
- a CDS encoding FBP domain-containing protein yields the protein MKPLTETDVRSSFVNLTKGATKRLNMPADLAERPWDDLDYLGWQDPKAPQNHYLVTEHDGRLCGVALRASRETRGPRKTMCALCTTVGDVALLVASRAGRSGQDGNSVGTYICADLDCSLKARNKRKLDTPVVHETLSVEQKVDRLLGNLDSFVARVLRPA from the coding sequence ATGAAGCCGCTGACCGAGACCGACGTACGCTCCTCGTTCGTCAACCTCACCAAGGGTGCGACCAAGCGCCTCAACATGCCCGCTGACCTGGCTGAACGGCCGTGGGACGACCTCGACTACCTCGGCTGGCAGGACCCGAAGGCGCCGCAGAACCACTACCTCGTCACTGAGCACGACGGCAGGCTCTGCGGCGTGGCTCTCCGGGCCTCACGCGAGACGCGAGGGCCGCGGAAGACGATGTGCGCGCTGTGCACGACGGTCGGTGACGTCGCGCTGCTGGTCGCCTCGCGCGCCGGTCGTTCCGGACAGGACGGCAACTCGGTCGGCACCTACATCTGCGCCGACCTCGACTGCTCCCTCAAGGCGCGCAACAAGCGCAAGCTGGACACCCCGGTCGTCCACGAGACCCTCAGCGTCGAGCAGAAGGTCGACCGGCTGCTCGGCAACCTCGACTCATTCGTGGCGCGGGTGCTCCGGCCCGCGTAG
- a CDS encoding caspase, EACC1-associated type yields MTTGRRSALVVANDTYHDQRLSRLRAPATDAEQLAGVLRNAEIGGFEVEVSLNEPEHVVRRKVSSFFDDRGPDDLLLLHLSCHGVKDEDGRLYFATPDTEIDHLDATSLPADYVNRQMTKSRSRRIVLLLDCCYSGAFARGMMNRGDERMDIMERFDGRGRIVLTASSAMEYSFEGDQLAGQGKPSVFTSALVEGLATGEADRDRDGFVSVDELYDFAFDRVRNVTPSQTPGKWVFDVQGDFYIARSNRPPEPADVLADLRGAISSPFTNVRLGAVEELAALLDDEDPDRAAAARMALEDMAEHDTQRVVRGSAERACRPVETSPPPPPAAPGQPAVAPPAPDTPVTPAPVPGAAVAREPDREPDREPEHSPRPVAATEPRPPAWVPAAASIAAVALLAAIPLPFLAEAPTSWNSFAVVTPFEVALAALALLLAAGRLRRQQLASADAAGLFIVVGVLMSAAGLGLVKFSLEDIGGVGVGLGLLVVCGGVGAVVAGRACSSVSPRDRDLGPVEPVWLVSAMVGAGVATVALFIPYDGFSSYWTEVEEGASAEYIFEPAATVGCLAFGTLFLSSRRRFATAVLISAGVLTALHYVGVVIAAWQAIGEEGEVGPAGWVGIAGGLLAAFAAWQVQQSPTRSGAGSGAA; encoded by the coding sequence ATGACCACGGGGCGGCGCAGCGCGCTGGTGGTCGCGAACGACACGTACCACGACCAGCGGTTGAGCAGGCTTCGCGCGCCCGCCACCGACGCCGAGCAACTGGCAGGCGTGCTCCGGAACGCCGAGATCGGGGGCTTCGAGGTCGAGGTGTCGCTCAACGAGCCGGAGCACGTGGTCCGGCGCAAGGTCTCGAGCTTCTTCGACGACCGCGGGCCCGACGATCTCCTCCTGCTGCACCTGTCGTGCCACGGGGTGAAGGATGAGGACGGGAGGCTCTATTTCGCTACGCCGGACACCGAGATCGACCACCTGGACGCGACGTCCCTGCCCGCCGACTACGTGAACAGACAGATGACGAAGAGTCGGTCCCGGCGCATCGTGCTGCTCCTGGACTGCTGCTACAGCGGCGCGTTCGCGCGCGGGATGATGAATCGCGGCGACGAGCGCATGGACATCATGGAGCGTTTCGACGGTCGCGGGCGGATCGTGCTGACGGCGTCGAGCGCGATGGAGTACTCGTTCGAGGGCGACCAGCTTGCCGGCCAGGGCAAACCGTCGGTGTTCACCTCGGCTCTGGTCGAGGGTCTGGCCACCGGCGAGGCGGACCGGGACCGTGACGGCTTCGTGTCGGTCGACGAGCTGTACGACTTCGCCTTCGACCGGGTACGGAACGTCACGCCGTCGCAGACTCCGGGCAAGTGGGTCTTCGACGTGCAGGGGGACTTCTACATCGCCCGCAGCAACCGCCCGCCCGAGCCGGCGGACGTGCTGGCCGACCTGCGTGGTGCCATCTCGAGTCCGTTCACCAACGTACGTCTCGGGGCGGTGGAGGAGCTGGCCGCGTTGCTGGACGACGAGGACCCCGATCGCGCCGCCGCTGCCCGGATGGCGCTGGAGGACATGGCCGAGCACGACACGCAGCGCGTCGTGCGCGGATCGGCCGAACGAGCTTGCCGGCCCGTCGAGACCTCGCCCCCACCGCCACCCGCCGCCCCGGGGCAGCCGGCAGTCGCGCCGCCTGCGCCAGACACACCAGTCACACCTGCGCCGGTGCCCGGAGCCGCTGTCGCGCGCGAGCCCGATCGCGAGCCCGACCGCGAGCCCGAGCACAGCCCGCGGCCGGTGGCAGCTACCGAGCCCCGGCCCCCCGCGTGGGTGCCGGCCGCCGCGTCGATCGCTGCCGTGGCGCTCCTGGCTGCGATTCCGTTGCCGTTCCTGGCCGAGGCCCCGACGTCGTGGAACTCGTTCGCGGTGGTCACGCCGTTCGAGGTGGCGCTTGCCGCCCTCGCTCTCCTCCTCGCTGCGGGCCGGCTCCGCCGCCAGCAGCTGGCCTCGGCCGACGCAGCCGGACTGTTCATCGTGGTCGGGGTCCTCATGAGCGCCGCCGGCCTCGGGCTGGTGAAGTTCTCCCTCGAGGACATCGGCGGCGTCGGTGTCGGCCTGGGTCTTCTCGTCGTGTGCGGCGGAGTGGGGGCTGTCGTGGCAGGCCGGGCGTGCTCGAGCGTGTCGCCGAGGGACCGCGACCTCGGCCCTGTCGAGCCCGTCTGGCTCGTATCGGCCATGGTGGGCGCCGGAGTGGCCACCGTGGCGCTGTTCATCCCCTACGACGGCTTCAGCTCGTACTGGACCGAGGTGGAGGAAGGCGCGAGCGCCGAATACATCTTCGAGCCGGCCGCAACGGTCGGTTGCCTGGCCTTCGGCACGCTGTTCCTTTCCTCCCGGCGTCGGTTCGCCACCGCCGTCCTGATCTCTGCCGGTGTCCTCACCGCACTCCACTACGTCGGGGTCGTCATCGCCGCCTGGCAGGCGATCGGCGAGGAGGGCGAGGTGGGTCCGGCTGGGTGGGTCGGCATCGCCGGGGGTCTGCTCGCCGCCTTCGCTGCCTGGCAGGTCCAGCAGTCGCCGACACGGAGCGGCGCAGGGTCCGGCGCGGCCTGA
- a CDS encoding SRPBCC family protein yields MSTNHRLVHASPEHVWEVLSDGWLYPLWVVGASRLRDADKDWPNVGSQLHHSVGVWPLLLDDSTEVLECDPGSRLLLRARGWPVGAAHVEITVEPAGEDTEISIREQAVAGPGALIPRPVQDPLLKWRNVEALRRLAFIVERRP; encoded by the coding sequence ATGAGCACAAATCACAGGCTGGTCCACGCCTCACCCGAGCACGTGTGGGAGGTCCTCTCGGACGGCTGGCTCTACCCGCTCTGGGTGGTCGGCGCCTCTCGACTGCGCGACGCCGACAAGGACTGGCCGAACGTCGGCTCTCAGCTGCACCACTCGGTCGGCGTCTGGCCGCTGCTGCTCGACGACAGCACCGAGGTGCTCGAGTGCGATCCCGGGAGCAGGCTGTTGCTCCGTGCGCGCGGCTGGCCCGTAGGCGCCGCGCACGTCGAGATCACGGTGGAGCCGGCAGGCGAGGACACCGAGATCTCGATTCGAGAGCAGGCCGTCGCCGGCCCGGGCGCTCTGATCCCAAGGCCTGTGCAGGATCCGCTTCTCAAGTGGCGAAACGTGGAGGCTCTCCGGCGCTTGGCCTTCATCGTCGAACGCCGCCCATGA
- a CDS encoding SDR family NAD(P)-dependent oxidoreductase, translated as MSITLVTGASSGIGLAVARLAATRGDHVVLVARDRESLDVAASGCARLGAASTMVLTLDVGDDDAVRDGIGAVLDRHGQLDTVIHCAGVVALGRTESLPSEIFEGVLRTNLLGSVNVARHVVPVLRRRGSGTLVLVGSALGHITAPSMSPYVISKWGVRALAYQLRLENRDRPDVAIVYVAPAGVDTPIYRHAASVIGHEGRPPPPVSSPERTARQILRRVDRGRGRPQLSMAGEVIRLGHALPLLHDRVVAPILGFLLTDLTRPVDPHPGNVLTSMRGENAMRGGRGNAALGVVRNLAVRITRRGQGTARSSDPEPPRTSP; from the coding sequence ATGTCGATCACCCTTGTCACCGGAGCGTCGAGCGGGATCGGTCTGGCGGTCGCGCGCCTCGCCGCCACCCGCGGAGACCACGTCGTCCTCGTCGCCCGGGATCGCGAGTCGCTGGACGTCGCTGCGAGCGGTTGTGCGCGGCTGGGCGCCGCATCGACCATGGTGCTGACCCTCGACGTGGGGGACGACGATGCGGTGCGGGACGGCATCGGGGCGGTGCTCGACCGGCACGGGCAGCTCGACACGGTCATCCACTGCGCGGGAGTGGTGGCGCTGGGTCGCACGGAGTCCCTGCCGTCCGAGATCTTCGAGGGCGTGCTGCGCACCAACCTCCTCGGCTCGGTCAACGTGGCACGTCATGTGGTGCCTGTGCTGCGCCGGCGGGGCAGCGGAACGCTGGTCCTGGTCGGTTCCGCGCTCGGCCACATCACGGCGCCCTCGATGAGTCCCTACGTCATCAGCAAGTGGGGCGTTCGCGCGCTGGCCTATCAGCTGCGCCTGGAGAACCGCGACCGACCTGACGTCGCGATCGTGTACGTCGCGCCGGCTGGCGTGGACACTCCGATCTATCGCCATGCCGCGAGTGTCATCGGTCATGAGGGTCGGCCTCCGCCTCCGGTCTCGAGCCCCGAACGGACAGCCCGGCAGATCCTGCGCCGGGTCGACCGCGGCCGTGGCCGGCCACAGCTGAGCATGGCCGGCGAGGTGATACGGCTGGGGCATGCGCTGCCGCTTCTCCACGACCGGGTGGTCGCGCCGATCCTCGGCTTCCTGCTCACCGACCTGACCCGCCCCGTGGACCCGCATCCGGGCAACGTCCTGACCAGCATGAGAGGAGAGAACGCGATGCGCGGCGGCCGCGGGAACGCCGCCCTGGGTGTCGTGCGCAACCTGGCCGTCCGCATAACGCGCCGGGGGCAGGGTACCGCTAGGTCCAGTGACCCCGAGCCGCCGAGGACGTCTCCATGA
- a CDS encoding imine reductase family protein translates to MGDQLEASRHPGHLITVTMMGATADHLVEASEAAGIDTDLPRAVQAHYTWARSRSHGAENWSRIIDAIRPYV, encoded by the coding sequence ATGGGTGACCAGCTCGAGGCCAGCCGCCACCCCGGCCACCTCATCACCGTCACCATGATGGGCGCGACCGCCGACCACCTCGTCGAGGCCAGCGAGGCCGCCGGCATCGACACCGACCTCCCCCGCGCCGTCCAGGCCCACTACACCTGGGCCCGCTCCCGTAGCCACGGCGCAGAGAACTGGTCGCGCATCATCGACGCCATCCGGCCGTACGTCTGA
- a CDS encoding carboxymuconolactone decarboxylase family protein produces the protein MTFLEEPAPSAGQEELYAEDLADDGYVWDLTRVWAHQPEMKEQLQRLFDATADAAGLTLRDKAMIVIAQAVAVGDSYCAVAWGKRLSAWSDPKTAIAALTGDEEPFSEREHALAAWARTVARSPGSSTPRDIERLRDAGFSEPQIVALTIYAGLRTAFSSINGALGARPDITLADALDPAVRTVITWGRAPG, from the coding sequence GTGACTTTCTTGGAGGAACCTGCGCCGAGCGCCGGCCAGGAAGAGCTGTACGCCGAAGACCTCGCCGACGACGGCTATGTCTGGGACCTCACCCGCGTGTGGGCACATCAGCCGGAGATGAAGGAGCAGCTCCAGCGACTGTTCGACGCCACGGCCGACGCGGCAGGACTGACACTGCGCGACAAAGCCATGATCGTGATCGCCCAGGCCGTGGCTGTCGGTGACTCCTACTGCGCTGTCGCGTGGGGCAAACGCCTGAGCGCCTGGTCCGACCCAAAGACTGCGATCGCCGCACTCACGGGCGACGAGGAACCCTTCAGCGAACGCGAACACGCGCTGGCCGCCTGGGCACGCACCGTCGCCCGCTCCCCCGGCAGCAGCACACCGCGAGACATCGAGCGTCTGCGTGACGCGGGGTTCAGCGAGCCACAGATCGTGGCGCTGACCATCTACGCAGGGCTGCGCACGGCCTTCTCCAGCATCAACGGCGCTCTCGGCGCCCGGCCGGACATCACCCTCGCCGACGCCCTCGATCCAGCCGTACGCACGGTCATCACCTGGGGACGTGCGCCCGGTTGA
- a CDS encoding alpha/beta fold hydrolase: MPTAATFVSPTDGTVLATRTWGAELSAPRGVVQIAHGIAEHGQRYDRLARALVGAGYVVRAVDHRGHGGSVASADQLGHFEFEALVADVAALGAPLREEFFGIPVFLVAHSMGSFAAQTVIVDRSDLYDGVVLSGSTALDVLAGALSSAEGPAGLEAFNAGFEHRTGYEWLSRDEAEVDAYVADPLSGFDLPDTAVPQLFAGAERLADPAAISRIRPDLPILVVSGDADPLAGGGALVELLGQRYREAGLKDVTVTLYPGARHEIFNETNRDAITADVIDWLTAHS; the protein is encoded by the coding sequence ATGCCCACCGCAGCCACATTCGTCTCGCCGACCGACGGCACTGTTCTCGCAACCCGGACATGGGGAGCGGAGCTGTCGGCGCCGCGTGGCGTTGTCCAGATCGCCCACGGGATCGCCGAGCACGGGCAGCGTTACGACCGGCTCGCTCGGGCTCTCGTCGGGGCTGGGTACGTCGTGCGGGCGGTCGATCACCGCGGTCACGGCGGGTCCGTCGCGTCGGCCGACCAGCTCGGCCACTTCGAGTTCGAGGCGCTGGTGGCTGACGTCGCGGCCCTGGGTGCGCCGCTGCGCGAGGAGTTCTTCGGGATCCCGGTGTTCCTGGTCGCGCACTCGATGGGGTCCTTTGCGGCGCAGACGGTGATCGTGGACCGGTCCGACCTGTACGACGGTGTGGTGCTGTCGGGCTCGACCGCCCTCGACGTACTCGCTGGTGCGCTCTCGAGCGCCGAGGGTCCGGCCGGGCTGGAGGCGTTCAACGCCGGGTTCGAGCACCGGACCGGGTACGAGTGGCTCTCGCGCGACGAGGCCGAGGTCGATGCGTACGTCGCAGACCCGTTGTCCGGCTTCGATCTGCCCGACACCGCCGTGCCTCAGCTGTTCGCCGGCGCCGAGCGTCTGGCGGACCCGGCAGCCATTAGTCGGATCCGCCCCGATCTGCCGATTCTCGTCGTCTCCGGCGACGCCGACCCGCTTGCCGGAGGTGGCGCCCTGGTCGAGCTGCTGGGGCAGCGTTATCGCGAGGCCGGACTGAAGGATGTGACGGTGACGCTCTACCCCGGGGCGCGCCACGAGATCTTCAACGAGACCAACCGCGATGCGATCACCGCCGACGTGATCGACTGGCTCACGGCTCATTCCTGA